A window from Malassezia japonica chromosome 1, complete sequence encodes these proteins:
- a CDS encoding uncharacterized protein (BUSCO:EOG09264JQ1; COG:O; EggNog:ENOG503NUAJ), which translates to MATTDVNEDNVALTVKGPSALKLTVHVTLDMTVLQLKQKIEEADNAFPKESQRLIYSGKVLKDEETLESYKVQNGHTVHMVRSAARPSAPSSGAPSTPAADPAAASRAAESQGIPSSFAAGQQFTNNPLSALNRADYAGPQMASLMNDAGGMFGNFGGMNPRDPNVMMGMMQNPEFLRHMRDMLGQPEVVDQIIASNPQMQAMGPQMREMLRSEQFREMITNPEHIQRMAQLSQQMGGLGAPGAAWPPPGAFGQGESTGENGSRGTESGNAPPNPLAGLGGLGGLGGLGGLGGAGGAGGAGGAGGDPMASLAQLQQLLGQPGAGAGANPFAGLGGANAAPADSRPPEERFATQLEQLQGMGFYDASANIRALLLSGGSVEGAVGVLLGN; encoded by the exons ATGGCAACCACCGACGTGAACGAGGACAATGTGGCGCTGACCGTCAAGGGTCCTAGCGCTCTGAAGCTCACAGTCCATGTTACGCTGGACATGACCGTTCTGCAGCTCAAGCAGAAGATTGAGGAGGCGGACAACGCATTTCCGAAGGAGAG CCAGCGTCTTATCTACAGTGGCAAGGTCCTGAAGGATGAAGAGACGCTCGAGTCCTACAAGGTCCAGAATGGCC ACACCGTCCATATGGTGCGctccgcagcgcgccccAGTGCGCCAAGCAGCggtgcgccgagcacccCGGCCGCGGACcctgccgcggcgtcgcgcgcggccgagtcGCAAGGCATCCCCTCGAGCTTCGCGGCGGGCCAGCAGTTTACCAACAACCCCCTCTCGGCGCTGAACCGGGCCGACTATGCCGGGCCGCAGATGGCGAGCCTGATGAACGACGCCGGGGGCATGTTTGGCAACTTTGGCGGAATGAACCCTCGCGACCCGAATGTCATGATGGGCATGATGCAGAACCCCGAGTTTCTGCGGCATATGCGCGACATGCTCGGCCAACCGGAAGTGGTCGACCAGATCATTGCAAGCAACCCCCAGATGCAGGCGATGGGGCCGCAGATGCGTGAAATGC TGCGCTCGGAGCAGTTCCGCGAGATGATTACCAACCCCGAGCACATTCAACGCATGGCGCAGCTGTCGCAGCAGAtgggcggcctcggcgcgcctggcgctgcgtggccCCCACCTGGTGCGTTTGGGCAAGGCGAGAGCACGGGCGAAAATGGCAGCCGCGGTACAGAGTCGGGCAACGCGCCACCGAACCCCCTGGcaggcctcggcggcctcggcggtcTCGGTGGCCTCGGTGGgctcggcggtgccggtggtgccggcggtgccggtggtgccggcggcgacccGATGGCAagccttgcgcagctgcagcagctcctcggccagcctggtgccggcgcaggtgcgAATCCCTTTGCGGGCCTCGGTGGAGCCaacgccgcgcccgccgacAGCCGCCCGCCGGAGGAGCGCTtcgcgacgcagctcgagcagttGCAAGGGATGGGTTTCTACGATGCGAGTGCCAACatccgtgcgctgctgctcagCGGCGGCAGTGTCGAAGGCGCGGTTGgtgtgctgctcggcaacTAG
- a CDS encoding uncharacterized protein (EggNog:ENOG503NV7R; COG:S), translating to MLISQTLISSTAALSAVWVEFAKQYNMDLDDLLHNSHGKRTVENLEERLPQLSKEQALAEAIRFEERIIEISDENRSKSTSTPTAEDPQGSIVGLPGVKDLLAQINAGASQEPGKAGWSIVTSATGDYARRAFLSTKVADAPKVFISSDDVSKGKPDPQPYLTGAKASGFDIKDVIVVEDAPAGVLSGKRAGARVLGLETTHDGKRMWANGADWVVKDLRQVQAHWKDGKLFLTINSEEKPADL from the exons ATGCTAATCTCGCAGACGCTCATCAGCTCCACCGCTGCCCTCAGCGCCGTGTGGGTCGAGTTCGCCAAGCAGTACAACATGGACCTCGATGACCTG CTCCATAACTCGCACGGCAAGCGCACCGTCGAGaacctcgaggagcgtctcCCCCAGCTTTCCAAGGAGCAGGCtctggccgaggcgatccgcttcgaggagcgcatcaTTGAGATCTCGGACGAGAACCGCTCCAAGTCGACCTCGACCCCCACCGCTGAGGACCCCCAGGGCAGCATTGTCGGTCTCCCGGGCGTGAAGGACCTCCTGGCCCAGATCAACGCGGGTGCCTCGCAGGAGCCCGGCAAGGCCGGCTGGTCGATCGTGACCAGCGCTACGGGTGACtacgcccgccgcgccttcCTCTCGACCAAGGTTGCGGATGCTCCCAAGGTCTTCATCTCGTCGGACGACGTGTCCAAGGGCAAGCCCGACCCCCAGCCCTACCTCACCGGTGCCAAGGCCAGCGGCTTTGACATCAAGGACGTGATCGTTGTCGAAGACGCCCCTGCGGGCGTGCTGAGCGGCaagcgcgctggcgcgcgtgTCCTCGGTCTCGAGACGACTCACGATGGCAAGCGCATGTGGGCCAACGGTGCCGACTGGGTCGTCAAGGACCTCCGCCAGGTCCAGGCCCACTGGAAGGACGGCAAGCTCTTCCTTACCATCAACTCGGAGGAGAAGCCCGCCGACCTGTAA